A stretch of Bacteroidales bacterium DNA encodes these proteins:
- a CDS encoding biopolymer transporter ExbD, which yields MARKSRPRPDINASSTADIAFLLLCFFLLASNMDSDSGIFRRLPPPIDPTVTPPEIKERNIFTILVNKNDRLLVEGREGNINTLKDEAKEFLSNPGDLPNLPEKKMEFIPALGDFAISKGVISLKNDRGTSYEAYIKVQNELTKAINELRDELAKERFGIAFANLKDTAYINAVQKAVPVAIS from the coding sequence ATGGCACGAAAAAGTCGCCCCAGACCTGATATCAATGCAAGCTCCACAGCTGATATTGCATTTCTGCTTCTTTGTTTCTTCCTGCTGGCATCCAACATGGACAGTGATTCGGGGATTTTCAGAAGATTGCCCCCACCCATTGATCCAACGGTAACACCGCCCGAGATCAAAGAACGCAACATATTCACCATCCTGGTCAATAAAAACGACAGGCTACTGGTGGAAGGAAGGGAAGGGAATATCAACACCCTGAAGGACGAGGCGAAGGAATTCCTGTCAAATCCCGGTGACCTTCCCAACCTGCCCGAAAAAAAAATGGAATTCATACCCGCTCTCGGAGATTTTGCGATTTCCAAAGGAGTGATTTCCCTCAAAAATGACCGGGGGACATCTTATGAGGCGTACATCAAAGTACAGAATGAGCTGACCAAAGCCATCAATGAACTCAGGGATGAGCTTGCCAAAGAAAGGTTTGGCATTGCCTTTGCCAATCTCAAAGACACCGCATACATCAACGCTGTTCAGAAAGCTGTTCCTGTGGCCATTTCC
- a CDS encoding MotA/TolQ/ExbB proton channel family protein, with translation MKKLVVFLTIVGLLTLGFSYVMQAQTTTPAQTETTLQAQPAASSTWHQALKEKFIEGGPGFMSFILLCLVVGLAICFERVIYLNLSTTNTRKLLNRIETTLATKGIEGAKEVCKTTRGPVASIFFQGLDKVDEGMDIVEKSIVSYGSVLAGRLEKGMSWISLFIAIAPMLGFLGTVIGMVTAFDNIEAAGDISPTIVAGGIKVALITTVFGLIVAIILQVFYNYFLSKIDSLVDDMEDSSITFVDILTKHQLSKK, from the coding sequence ATGAAAAAACTAGTTGTATTTTTAACCATTGTCGGTTTGTTAACCCTTGGTTTTTCCTATGTGATGCAGGCGCAGACCACCACACCCGCCCAGACGGAAACCACACTTCAGGCACAACCAGCAGCATCCTCCACCTGGCACCAGGCCTTGAAGGAAAAGTTTATCGAAGGGGGACCGGGATTCATGTCTTTCATCCTCCTGTGTCTTGTCGTGGGGCTTGCCATCTGTTTTGAAAGGGTCATCTATCTGAATTTATCCACCACCAATACGCGGAAACTTCTGAACAGGATTGAAACAACCCTTGCCACAAAGGGAATCGAGGGGGCCAAGGAAGTTTGTAAAACAACCCGCGGACCCGTGGCCAGCATTTTTTTCCAGGGTCTCGACAAGGTGGATGAAGGAATGGACATTGTTGAGAAATCCATCGTTTCCTACGGGAGTGTGCTGGCAGGACGCCTGGAAAAAGGAATGTCGTGGATATCCCTTTTCATTGCCATCGCTCCCATGCTTGGATTCCTCGGGACGGTCATCGGGATGGTCACGGCTTTTGACAACATCGAAGCTGCCGGTGATATTTCACCCACCATCGTTGCAGGGGGTATCAAGGTCGCCCTGATCACCACGGTTTTTGGTCTTATCGTAGCGATCATCCTTCAGGTCTTCTATAATTACTTCCTTTCCAAGATCGACAGCCTGGTAGATGATATGGAAGACAGTTCCATCACCTTTGTCGACATTCTGACCAAGCATCAACTTTCAAAAAAGTAA
- a CDS encoding type I asparaginase translates to MVFSRSVLLINTGGTIGMVKDPDTGALKPVDFVQLYEQIPVLKKVPVAIDSYTFDPLIDSSNMNPGNWIRVAEVIEANYEKYDGFVILHGSDTMAYSASGLSFILENLNKPVILTGSQLPLGEVRTDGRENLITSIEIASAYEDETAIVPEVAIYFENQLLRGNRTHKYNAENFNAFHSFNYPALATAGLHIRYHSNYIQKPNFKALKVHKKLDTSLVILKLFPGIYRQAVDAILHIEDLKAVVLETFGTGNAPTDEWLLSGLKEAIDRGIVIMNVTQCNGGSVIMGKYHTSVGLSRAGVISGYDITTESAVAKLMYLLGEDMSREELMILLHTPLRGEMTVGDGDKRM, encoded by the coding sequence ATGGTTTTTTCCCGATCCGTTTTACTCATCAATACCGGAGGCACCATCGGGATGGTGAAGGATCCGGACACGGGCGCACTGAAGCCCGTGGATTTTGTTCAGCTGTACGAACAGATCCCCGTGTTGAAAAAAGTTCCGGTGGCCATTGATTCCTACACGTTCGACCCCCTGATCGATTCCTCGAACATGAATCCCGGCAACTGGATCCGGGTCGCCGAAGTGATCGAGGCGAATTATGAGAAATACGACGGGTTTGTGATCCTCCACGGCAGTGATACGATGGCCTATTCGGCTTCCGGATTGAGTTTTATCCTGGAGAACCTCAACAAACCGGTCATCCTGACCGGATCGCAACTGCCCCTGGGTGAGGTCCGGACCGATGGACGGGAGAACCTGATCACTTCCATCGAAATTGCTTCAGCATATGAAGATGAAACGGCCATCGTGCCCGAAGTGGCCATTTATTTTGAAAATCAGCTGTTGAGGGGCAACCGGACCCACAAGTACAACGCAGAGAATTTCAATGCATTCCATTCCTTCAACTACCCCGCTCTTGCTACTGCAGGGCTGCATATCCGGTACCATTCCAATTATATCCAGAAACCCAACTTCAAGGCGCTGAAGGTTCACAAGAAACTGGACACCAGCCTGGTCATCCTGAAATTATTTCCCGGCATTTACCGTCAGGCTGTTGATGCCATCCTGCACATTGAGGATCTGAAGGCCGTGGTCCTGGAAACGTTCGGGACAGGCAACGCCCCGACGGATGAGTGGCTCCTGTCAGGGTTGAAGGAAGCCATTGACCGGGGGATCGTCATTATGAATGTCACGCAGTGCAACGGAGGATCCGTCATCATGGGAAAGTACCACACGAGTGTCGGCCTCAGCCGTGCCGGGGTGATCAGCGGGTACGACATAACCACTGAATCGGCGGTGGCCAAACTGATGTACCTGCTGGGCGAAGATATGTCGCGCGAGGAGCTGATGATCCTGCTCCATACGCCGCTTCGCGGTGAAATGACCGTTGGAGACGGGGATAAAAGAATGTGA